A section of the Spirosoma pollinicola genome encodes:
- a CDS encoding LytTR family DNA-binding domain-containing protein, producing MSPLSHRQHIFLRLIVVPIAALLAAHIVFRQVFPGQAGYYFPWAYFLTVATVMLSCWEVNLFIFRWLDGRLPFSQQPVRRLLAQILMGGCATLLTFSVVFPLSQWAYSGQWPPTTTVVKGIAVCVTLASLLNGAYSGLYLIQAFYTERQKREHEVLSTPVILPSTERATSTASLISISVLNGQLRLPIDQVAYFYSTGGLVLLVKSDGQQITTRFSSLPSLLDTIDNQYFFQLSRQFVVSAGAVRAVQDDVNRKLIVTLVPALHKQDAGQDVIVSRYRSLELKKWLQAAPVN from the coding sequence ATGTCTCCGCTCTCCCATCGGCAACATATTTTCCTCCGCCTGATCGTAGTGCCAATTGCGGCCTTGCTGGCTGCTCATATTGTCTTTCGGCAGGTGTTTCCCGGCCAGGCGGGTTATTATTTCCCCTGGGCCTACTTTCTGACCGTTGCTACCGTCATGCTTTCCTGTTGGGAAGTCAATTTATTTATCTTCCGATGGCTGGATGGTCGTTTGCCATTCAGCCAACAGCCGGTTCGGCGTCTGCTGGCTCAAATTCTGATGGGTGGCTGCGCTACATTACTCACCTTTTCGGTTGTTTTTCCACTATCTCAATGGGCGTATTCGGGCCAGTGGCCACCCACAACAACTGTGGTTAAGGGCATCGCCGTTTGTGTTACGCTGGCTTCGCTCCTCAACGGAGCCTATTCGGGGTTGTATTTAATACAGGCGTTTTATACCGAGCGCCAAAAGCGTGAACATGAGGTACTGTCAACTCCTGTAATTTTGCCGTCAACCGAGCGGGCAACGTCTACGGCAAGTCTGATTTCTATAAGCGTTCTCAACGGTCAGCTTCGCCTGCCCATCGACCAAGTTGCGTACTTCTATTCGACGGGTGGACTTGTCTTACTGGTCAAGAGTGATGGCCAACAAATCACTACGCGTTTTTCTTCCTTACCAAGCCTGCTTGACACGATAGACAACCAGTATTTTTTTCAACTTAGCCGCCAGTTTGTGGTGAGCGCGGGGGCTGTTCGGGCGGTTCAGGATGACGTCAATCGCAAGCTTATCGTTACGCTTGTACCGGCCTTACACAAACAGGATGCAGGTCAGGACGTAATCGTTAGCCGATATCGCAGTCTCGAACTCAAGAAATGGCTACAGGCTGCTCCCGTAAACTGA
- a CDS encoding DUF7133 domain-containing protein codes for MKKSNVSLTSKRLMWLGALIPTLCLVGYQVEKDPIDRRIKRMDPAKAAQLAKSIEATVTPELAEGLSLRLWGGDSLVADPISIDTDENGRIYYTRTNRQKNTEFDIRGHQDWEIESNRLQSIEDKRAFLHRVLSPENSKKNEWLKDLNGDGSHDWRDMTVEKENIFRLEDTNGDGVADLSQLVVDDFHDEVTDVAGGVMINGNDLYVAVAPDLWRMQDKDGDGIAETKTSISHGYGIHVGFSGHGMSGIEMGPDGKIYWQIGDIGFNGKGPDGKKWEHPNSGVVVRSNPDGSDFEVFAYGVRNTHEFVFDEYGNLISEDNDGDHPGEKERLVYIVNGSDTGWRSNWQYGKYRDPNNNTYKVWMDEQMYKPRFEGQAAYITPTITNYVSGPAGMKYNPGTALSPAYKNMFFVAEFVGNPAKSGIHAFKLKPKGASFELGEEKKVLGNVLATGIDFGPDGALYVADWINGWDTKDYGRIWKLDDKAGAGSAERKLTQTLLAEKFAGRSESSLGDLLKNADMRVRQKAQFELVKRGAKGVGILTASTKQTDNQLARVHGIWGISQLARQDKQYGQLLMPLLQDSDPEIRAQAAKWLGDIRYKEAGASLIPLLRDGNSRARFFAAEALGRIAYEPAIQPLIQLLEANNDEDAYIRHAGSLALARIGKTEPVIALATNSSRAVRIAAVVALRRMSSPGIANFLADKDEFIVTEAARGINDDLSIPEALPALGKVLQTTSFKNEALIRRAINANLRAGTPETMQTLMDYAQKEGAPVAMRAEAMDALSTWAKPSVLDRVDGRYRGVIERDAAAMKSKTGDAYTKLLTSSELPLRLSAIKSIERMGLKEAGTALFSRLTEDKEPAVRIAALRALASLNDAQQSKAIEVAMADKEKSVRVAGLDLLSKTTMDKDRMVTLLSDVIATRTTEEKQAALLTLGKLPVKNSQKAFDPLLTKLQAGALPAELQLELGEAIESSKSPQLAARYKAINDKLSPDALMASFKGSLLGGEPDLGRRIFFRHQTAQCIRCHSYDDLGGNAGPRLNGVASRLTREQLLEALINPSARLAPGFGTVSLKLKNGKTVSGILQGETSKDVSVKVGDQPDIAVPKDQIAKRTNSPSSMPEMKYLLTKREIRDVVSFLSTLKEKE; via the coding sequence ATGAAAAAAAGCAACGTTAGCCTGACCAGTAAGCGATTAATGTGGCTTGGTGCGCTGATTCCTACGCTGTGTCTGGTAGGATATCAGGTCGAGAAAGACCCCATAGACCGGCGTATCAAGCGGATGGACCCCGCAAAAGCCGCTCAGCTAGCCAAATCCATCGAGGCCACCGTAACACCCGAACTGGCCGAAGGGCTTAGCCTGCGGCTGTGGGGGGGCGATTCGCTGGTGGCCGACCCCATTTCGATCGACACCGACGAAAATGGGCGGATTTATTATACCCGCACGAACCGGCAGAAAAATACCGAGTTCGATATTCGGGGTCACCAGGATTGGGAAATCGAATCGAACCGACTGCAAAGCATCGAAGATAAACGGGCGTTTCTGCATCGTGTATTGTCGCCCGAAAACAGCAAGAAAAACGAATGGCTGAAAGACCTCAACGGCGATGGCTCCCACGACTGGCGGGATATGACCGTGGAGAAAGAAAATATCTTCCGGCTTGAAGATACAAATGGCGATGGCGTAGCCGATTTGTCGCAGTTGGTAGTCGATGATTTCCACGACGAAGTGACCGACGTGGCCGGGGGCGTTATGATCAATGGGAACGACCTGTATGTGGCCGTTGCTCCCGATCTGTGGCGGATGCAGGATAAAGATGGCGATGGAATCGCCGAAACGAAAACGTCGATTTCGCACGGATATGGCATTCACGTAGGTTTTAGCGGACATGGCATGTCGGGTATCGAGATGGGACCGGATGGTAAAATCTACTGGCAAATTGGCGACATCGGCTTCAACGGGAAAGGGCCCGATGGTAAGAAGTGGGAACACCCGAACAGTGGCGTTGTGGTGCGGTCTAACCCCGACGGCAGTGATTTTGAGGTCTTTGCCTATGGCGTTCGCAACACCCACGAGTTTGTTTTCGATGAATATGGCAACCTGATCAGTGAAGATAACGACGGCGACCATCCGGGCGAGAAAGAGCGGCTGGTATACATCGTCAATGGGTCTGATACGGGCTGGCGCAGCAACTGGCAGTATGGAAAATACCGCGACCCAAACAACAACACCTACAAAGTCTGGATGGACGAGCAGATGTACAAACCCCGTTTTGAGGGACAGGCGGCTTACATCACACCAACCATTACTAACTATGTGAGCGGACCTGCGGGTATGAAGTATAACCCCGGCACCGCGCTAAGCCCTGCCTATAAAAACATGTTTTTCGTGGCTGAATTCGTCGGAAATCCGGCCAAGTCAGGGATACACGCGTTCAAATTGAAGCCTAAAGGCGCTTCGTTCGAACTGGGCGAAGAGAAGAAAGTGCTGGGTAATGTGCTGGCCACCGGTATCGACTTTGGGCCGGACGGTGCCTTGTACGTAGCCGACTGGATTAACGGCTGGGATACCAAAGATTACGGCCGTATCTGGAAACTGGACGATAAAGCGGGCGCCGGTTCTGCCGAACGCAAGCTTACCCAAACCCTGCTGGCCGAAAAATTTGCGGGTCGTTCCGAATCGTCTCTGGGTGATTTGCTGAAGAATGCCGACATGCGTGTTCGGCAGAAAGCCCAATTCGAACTGGTGAAACGGGGCGCTAAAGGTGTAGGCATATTGACCGCATCGACCAAACAAACCGACAATCAACTGGCGCGTGTGCATGGGATCTGGGGCATTAGCCAACTGGCCCGTCAGGATAAACAATATGGTCAGTTATTAATGCCGTTGCTTCAGGATAGCGACCCCGAAATTCGGGCACAGGCCGCTAAATGGCTGGGCGATATTCGCTACAAAGAAGCCGGTGCCTCGCTGATTCCGTTGCTGAGAGATGGTAACAGCCGGGCGCGGTTCTTTGCCGCCGAAGCCCTGGGTCGTATAGCCTACGAGCCTGCCATTCAGCCACTTATTCAACTACTAGAGGCCAACAACGACGAAGACGCCTACATCCGCCATGCGGGCAGTCTGGCCCTGGCACGGATCGGAAAAACGGAGCCTGTTATTGCTTTGGCCACTAATTCATCGCGGGCGGTACGCATTGCCGCCGTGGTGGCCCTTCGGCGTATGAGCAGCCCCGGCATCGCCAATTTCCTGGCCGATAAAGATGAGTTTATCGTGACCGAAGCCGCTCGCGGCATCAACGATGACCTGTCGATTCCGGAGGCTTTGCCCGCGCTTGGTAAAGTCCTGCAAACGACCAGTTTCAAAAATGAAGCATTGATCAGACGCGCCATCAACGCCAATCTTCGGGCTGGTACGCCGGAAACCATGCAAACGCTGATGGACTACGCGCAGAAAGAAGGTGCTCCCGTTGCCATGAGGGCCGAAGCGATGGACGCGCTCAGCACCTGGGCTAAACCTTCAGTGCTGGACCGGGTCGATGGCCGCTATCGGGGGGTGATCGAGCGTGATGCTGCGGCTATGAAAAGCAAAACAGGCGACGCTTATACCAAACTGCTCACGAGTTCCGAATTGCCCCTGCGGCTCAGCGCCATTAAATCCATTGAGCGGATGGGCCTGAAAGAAGCTGGTACGGCACTGTTCAGCCGGTTGACAGAAGATAAGGAACCTGCTGTTCGTATTGCCGCTTTACGAGCACTGGCTTCACTGAACGACGCCCAGCAAAGTAAAGCGATTGAGGTGGCAATGGCCGATAAAGAAAAAAGTGTGCGCGTAGCGGGTCTTGACCTATTGAGCAAAACCACGATGGATAAAGATCGGATGGTAACGCTGCTCTCTGACGTTATCGCAACCCGAACGACCGAAGAAAAACAGGCCGCCCTGCTCACATTGGGGAAATTGCCGGTTAAAAATTCGCAGAAAGCGTTCGATCCGTTGCTAACGAAACTACAGGCCGGTGCGCTCCCCGCCGAACTTCAGCTGGAGTTGGGTGAGGCTATCGAAAGCAGTAAATCACCCCAGTTGGCCGCCCGCTACAAAGCGATCAACGACAAACTGTCGCCCGATGCGCTGATGGCTTCGTTTAAAGGGAGCTTGCTGGGTGGCGAGCCGGATTTGGGTCGGCGGATTTTCTTCCGTCACCAGACGGCGCAGTGCATTCGGTGTCATTCTTACGACGACCTGGGCGGCAATGCCGGCCCGCGTCTGAATGGTGTTGCCAGTCGACTCACCCGCGAGCAGTTGCTTGAGGCCCTCATTAACCCAAGTGCGCGACTGGCACCGGGCTTCGGAACAGTGAGCCTAAAGCTTAAGAATGGCAAAACCGTGAGCGGTATTTTACAGGGTGAAACCAGCAAGGATGTGTCTGTAAAAGTGGGTGACCAGCCCGATATCGCGGTGCCGAAAGACCAGATTGCCAAACGGACAAACTCGCCGTCGAGTATGCCCGAAATGAAGTATCTGCTTACCAAGCGGGAAATCCGGGATGTGGTCAGCTTTCTGTCAACCTTAAAAGAGAAGGAGTAA
- a CDS encoding PAS domain-containing sensor histidine kinase: MNLSNLHPTDLLQRVLTVSRNSVVVLKAVYDPEGLLTDLRLTMLNALAERDLGRSFADVQGQSASQLFPHLADPAIMNRYRQVMETGDSDHFEWECRQVGQPMLSWFDVSVARLTNCLLLSYIDITHIKTFADVSKVKRTQLVTSQAELLSSVLDGSQNSITAFDAVRDAGGNIADFRYVLQNEANRQRIGRSDEQVIGRTMLEVFPLKKEKGLLDLYAKVVNTGLSLRTEIDFDFGHGTGWYDLSVVKRGDGVVLTVLDKTLEKQAEHNFQKQAELLQTISDNTPVGLVLWDAVRDNTPERTLIDFCYRMSNPMNTYVTGYAPETLIGQQLLTLFPRFRGTEMELALRDVIETGESNRMIFTYYTDSSDAWFDAQFSRVGTDAVLMTFVDITEQHKVQLDQIKKANLMQTVINAQPSGIVLFDPVREVSTSGLPGRVVDFTYALVNETQLRTTGKSARDVIGNTVSGLFPSSEGHQLLELMVEVAESGEPKEWLLPFFSDGIEGWFQASLVWHNEQILFTFLDVSRLKEQQHALEMANLELRRSNDNLQQFATIASHDLQEPLRKIQSFGSILATNAELDESSQDMIARMQKAAQRMSELIRDLLDYSRVSTRRAPFEAVPLTKLITDIRDTLFVAIEESGGRIDYGELPVVYGDKTQLEQLFQNLLSNAIKFRRSGVVPYVQITSRCLSITNLPDLVAGQVRAATRSDSSTSRLFHEINITDNGIGFEEKYLDRIFQVFQRLHSKSHYPGTGVGLAICRKVIENHGGVLTASSQPDIGTTFSVYIPAIEG, translated from the coding sequence ATGAATTTATCGAATCTACATCCTACCGACCTTCTGCAACGTGTGCTCACTGTTTCCCGGAATAGTGTAGTCGTATTAAAGGCAGTATATGATCCTGAGGGACTGCTGACCGATTTGAGGCTAACAATGCTCAACGCCCTGGCCGAACGTGATTTGGGCCGCTCTTTCGCCGATGTGCAGGGCCAGTCGGCCAGTCAGCTATTCCCGCATCTGGCCGACCCGGCTATCATGAATCGCTACCGGCAGGTAATGGAAACGGGCGACTCTGATCATTTCGAATGGGAGTGTCGGCAGGTAGGTCAGCCAATGCTAAGTTGGTTTGACGTATCCGTTGCCCGGCTTACTAATTGCCTGCTGCTATCGTACATCGACATCACCCACATTAAAACCTTTGCTGATGTTTCTAAAGTCAAAAGAACACAACTCGTTACCAGTCAGGCCGAACTCCTAAGTTCTGTACTTGACGGATCGCAAAATTCCATTACGGCATTCGACGCTGTCAGGGATGCTGGAGGGAATATAGCTGACTTTCGATACGTGCTTCAGAATGAAGCTAACCGGCAGCGTATTGGTCGTTCCGATGAGCAGGTGATTGGGCGAACCATGCTGGAGGTTTTTCCGCTTAAGAAAGAAAAGGGCCTGTTGGACCTGTACGCGAAGGTGGTAAACACCGGTCTTTCACTTCGTACTGAAATTGACTTTGATTTTGGCCACGGTACCGGTTGGTATGATTTGTCGGTAGTGAAGCGGGGCGATGGCGTTGTGCTGACTGTTCTGGATAAAACCCTCGAAAAGCAGGCCGAGCATAACTTTCAAAAGCAGGCCGAACTATTGCAAACCATTAGCGATAACACACCGGTTGGGTTAGTGCTCTGGGATGCCGTGCGCGACAATACGCCGGAGCGCACACTGATTGACTTCTGCTACCGGATGAGTAATCCAATGAATACCTATGTAACGGGCTATGCACCCGAAACACTCATTGGTCAGCAATTACTAACGTTGTTTCCCCGCTTTCGGGGAACAGAAATGGAATTGGCGCTTCGGGATGTAATCGAAACCGGAGAAAGTAATCGGATGATTTTTACGTACTACACCGATTCTAGCGATGCCTGGTTCGACGCGCAGTTCAGCCGGGTGGGAACCGATGCCGTACTGATGACATTTGTGGATATAACCGAACAGCATAAGGTTCAGCTTGACCAGATAAAGAAGGCTAACCTGATGCAAACGGTTATCAACGCTCAACCATCAGGTATTGTGCTGTTCGACCCGGTGCGGGAGGTGTCAACAAGTGGTCTGCCGGGTCGTGTAGTCGATTTTACATATGCACTGGTCAATGAAACCCAATTACGCACTACGGGTAAATCAGCCAGGGATGTGATCGGGAATACAGTAAGTGGATTATTTCCAAGTTCGGAAGGGCACCAATTGCTTGAATTGATGGTGGAGGTGGCTGAATCCGGAGAGCCCAAAGAATGGCTATTGCCTTTTTTTAGCGATGGGATAGAGGGATGGTTTCAGGCATCGTTAGTTTGGCACAACGAACAGATACTCTTCACGTTTCTGGATGTGTCGAGGCTCAAAGAACAACAACATGCCCTGGAGATGGCTAACCTCGAACTGCGTCGTAGTAACGACAACCTGCAGCAGTTTGCCACTATTGCCAGTCACGATTTACAGGAGCCTCTTCGGAAAATCCAGTCCTTCGGTAGTATTCTGGCTACAAACGCAGAGCTCGATGAGTCGTCTCAGGACATGATTGCTCGAATGCAGAAGGCAGCCCAGCGGATGTCGGAACTGATCCGGGATTTACTCGATTATTCGCGGGTGTCGACCCGTCGGGCACCTTTCGAAGCCGTGCCATTAACCAAACTGATAACCGACATTCGGGATACACTGTTTGTAGCGATAGAGGAGTCTGGAGGACGAATCGACTACGGCGAATTACCCGTCGTCTATGGCGATAAAACCCAGTTAGAGCAATTGTTTCAGAATCTGTTGTCCAATGCTATTAAGTTTCGCCGTTCTGGCGTGGTACCTTATGTTCAGATTACCAGTCGGTGCCTGAGTATTACTAATTTGCCGGATCTGGTGGCTGGGCAAGTACGAGCCGCAACCAGATCCGATAGCAGTACTAGCCGGTTGTTTCATGAAATTAACATTACAGACAACGGTATTGGGTTTGAGGAGAAATACTTAGACCGTATTTTTCAGGTTTTTCAGCGACTGCATAGCAAAAGCCACTATCCTGGTACAGGCGTAGGGTTGGCGATCTGCCGTAAAGTTATTGAAAATCATGGGGGCGTTTTAACGGCCTCAAGCCAGCCAGACATCGGCACAACATTCAGCGTATATATCCCGGCAATTGAAGGGTAA
- a CDS encoding photoactive yellow protein, whose product MNQTVLFSDANLLDWLEKQTNEQLDEAPFGVVRMTREGVVVAYCKSESHITGIDQGYALGKYYFTQIAPCANNMMIAAKYAQPTLDEELNYILTYVCEPIKVRLRLLKSEQSRYQYFLVNRKHYS is encoded by the coding sequence ATGAATCAAACCGTACTGTTCTCCGACGCTAACCTTCTCGACTGGCTCGAAAAACAAACGAACGAACAACTCGACGAGGCACCCTTCGGGGTCGTCCGTATGACGCGCGAAGGCGTCGTTGTTGCTTACTGTAAATCCGAATCGCACATCACCGGAATAGATCAAGGCTATGCTCTGGGTAAGTACTACTTCACGCAAATTGCCCCCTGCGCCAACAACATGATGATCGCGGCAAAGTACGCACAGCCAACGCTCGACGAAGAACTGAATTACATACTTACCTACGTGTGCGAACCCATTAAAGTGCGGTTACGATTACTCAAATCAGAACAGAGCCGGTATCAGTATTTTCTGGTCAATCGCAAGCATTATTCTTAA
- a CDS encoding nitrogen regulation protein NR(II), whose translation METASQQHLQKLVRLLDRAPVAMAEINAAGVIRQVNPKAVQLMMPMAAYLDLPGDNLLHTLTGFLPSLEQDIANFDASTGLIVDQKPYRIYFVTGEFKVERFFSLTVEKISADSLLIFFDDVTDFLTKVDALRQSL comes from the coding sequence ATGGAAACAGCCTCCCAACAGCACCTGCAAAAGCTGGTAAGGCTTCTGGACCGCGCACCCGTAGCGATGGCCGAGATTAATGCAGCGGGAGTGATCCGTCAGGTAAATCCAAAGGCCGTTCAACTGATGATGCCAATGGCCGCCTATCTGGATCTGCCCGGCGATAATCTGCTTCATACGCTGACCGGATTTTTGCCCTCGCTGGAACAAGACATTGCTAACTTTGATGCGAGCACGGGCCTGATTGTTGACCAGAAGCCATACCGTATTTATTTTGTTACGGGCGAGTTTAAGGTAGAGCGATTTTTTAGCCTGACTGTTGAAAAAATATCGGCTGATAGCCTGCTTATTTTCTTTGATGATGTGACAGATTTCCTCACTAAAGTCGATGCACTTCGCCAATCTTTATGA
- a CDS encoding AMP-binding protein, with the protein MIWTPDNVKRIVLDMAGRIRQQPHAGLPSTVSPSLDLYYDLGMDSLQRMELAACLNEFFGLLDGSSENYLLAGTTLEHWVNCILRARQQSDDWLTFRTSGSTGVAKPVRHSMVSLLAEAQFLSQLLPRPRQVVSLVAANHIYGFIYTILLPAIWACPLRLLADVKPSDIDSETLLIGTPFTWEFLHRSLTAGTRLGCRGVTSTAPMPPGLFARLTESGVGLTEIYGSSDTGGLAWRCQPDAPFTLFSFLNLLPGDPPTVIRTDTGESFLLPDRVDRVSLREIRVLGRLDNAVQIAGVNVYPAHIRQVIEGCPLVAECDVYAKADAGVSQLYGAIRLRTLNDPNREACLRWIREHLTAPETPKHLYLY; encoded by the coding sequence ATGATTTGGACTCCCGATAATGTAAAGCGGATTGTTCTTGATATGGCGGGGCGGATTCGGCAACAGCCCCATGCCGGATTGCCCTCAACCGTTTCGCCAAGCCTCGATCTATACTACGATTTGGGTATGGACTCCCTGCAACGGATGGAGCTGGCGGCCTGTTTGAACGAATTTTTTGGTCTTCTTGACGGCTCATCAGAAAACTACTTGCTGGCCGGAACCACCCTGGAGCATTGGGTAAACTGCATTTTGCGGGCACGACAGCAATCCGACGACTGGCTAACCTTCCGAACCTCTGGTAGTACCGGTGTCGCCAAGCCCGTTCGGCATTCAATGGTATCGCTGCTGGCGGAGGCCCAATTCCTGAGCCAACTACTACCCCGCCCCCGACAGGTCGTTAGTTTAGTGGCGGCCAATCATATATATGGATTCATCTATACGATTCTGTTGCCGGCAATCTGGGCATGCCCGCTGCGTTTGCTGGCCGATGTTAAACCAAGCGATATCGACTCGGAGACGCTACTTATCGGCACGCCATTTACCTGGGAATTTTTGCATCGGTCCTTGACGGCTGGCACACGGCTTGGTTGCCGGGGGGTAACCTCAACGGCTCCAATGCCGCCCGGATTGTTTGCCCGGCTTACAGAGTCGGGTGTTGGTTTAACGGAGATTTATGGGTCATCAGACACGGGTGGCCTGGCCTGGCGTTGTCAGCCCGATGCGCCGTTTACATTGTTCTCGTTCCTAAATCTGCTTCCCGGCGATCCGCCAACCGTGATTCGTACTGATACCGGAGAATCGTTCCTCCTGCCCGACCGGGTTGACCGGGTATCGCTCCGCGAAATTCGGGTACTGGGTCGTCTGGACAACGCCGTGCAAATAGCCGGTGTTAATGTCTATCCGGCCCATATTCGGCAGGTGATAGAAGGGTGCCCGCTGGTTGCCGAGTGCGATGTATACGCCAAAGCCGATGCGGGGGTTAGCCAGCTATATGGCGCGATTCGCCTGCGAACGCTTAATGACCCAAACCGGGAGGCCTGTCTGCGCTGGATACGGGAACACCTCACCGCCCCTGAAACGCCCAAACACCTGTATTTATATTGA